In the Nicotiana tabacum cultivar K326 chromosome 16, ASM71507v2, whole genome shotgun sequence genome, one interval contains:
- the LOC107826166 gene encoding uncharacterized protein LOC107826166: MRSNPNRRNPDHWCEFHNDHGHKTADCILLQGEVDHLLKQGYLIELFSEKGKQAYMKNRQEPPKPPSPKRTVNVISGGEEINGVMYTAANKVSKVTITHGKRVRHVLEEESITFDDVDADDSSVNIILLRVLHEMQAEDKLVPKAHTLSGFDNSTVVTKGDITLTTFAEGVVKDTKFQVVEMEMTYNMIFGRPWIHEMDVVPSTLHQVIKFPSPWRIRQIRESPEDHIVSYGYVKNPVIQDEVQKLLIDANN; encoded by the exons ATGAGATCAAATCCAAATAGGCGCAATCCTGATCactggtgcgaatttcacaacgatcatggTCATAAAACGGCAGATTGCATATTGCTACAAGgcgaagttgatcatttattaaagcAAGGGTATCTCATTGAATTattcagtgagaaaggtaagcaagcataCATGAAGAACAGGCAGGAGCCCCCTAAACCTCCTTCTCCCAAAAGGACCGTTAATGTTATAAGCGGGGGTGAAGAAATCAATGGTGTAATGTACACTGCAGCCAATAAAGTTTCCAAAGTCACAATTACCCACGGAAAGCGGGTGCGACATGTCTTAGAGGAAGAAAGCATTACGTTTGATGATGTAGATGCAGATG atagttccgtgaacattattctGCTGAGAGTACTGCacgagatgcaagctgaagataaactagtaccaaaggcgcatactttgTCTGGATTCGACAATTCCACCGTTGTGACGAAAGGGGATATAACACTTACTACATTCGCAGAAGGGgttgtcaaagatacaaagtttcagGTGGTAGAGATGGAGATGACTTACAATATGATctttgggagaccatggatacacgagaTGGATGTCGTTCCGTCTAccttacatcaagttattaaatttccatcaccatggAGGATACGTCAAATCCGTGAGTCTCCCGAGGATCATATTGTAAGCTATGGATACGTCAAAA